One part of the Rothia sp. ZJ932 genome encodes these proteins:
- a CDS encoding glycosyltransferase family 4 protein, with the protein MKRKIVILSPILPEVNPANAGEKLVFNLADSLTELKNSVFIIAEDANSNVNKESSFDSIIVERRKSRRSKLVDSLDSILSPFSSWAPRVSFLMDVLSCPIALQKIKEADIVDLQWASMALLAPGFRLFNPKAKFVGTLHDVNSQRLGRRAMAEENVIKSFIWKLQSYSSKILEKHMFRFLDEVVVLSSKDKSLLSAQRKFPNKVAVVTPPIYDEFFGKIQTLNRTKKPTFLFMGSMYRWENENALRWLVDEVMPQVWSAHPEVSLRLVGPAPEKLVESLDSRVTYMGVVDQIADAYQGIWASLVPLKLGAGVKFKTVDALLAGVPVISTYAGIEGIVDTRWAAQIAESPSAYARSIIQVIESIDMYATKAQTNVPQISKIYGVEAYRERVRKVYGS; encoded by the coding sequence ATGAAGAGAAAAATTGTTATTCTTAGTCCAATTCTTCCAGAAGTGAACCCCGCCAACGCGGGGGAAAAGCTTGTTTTTAATCTTGCAGATTCTTTAACTGAACTCAAAAATTCTGTTTTTATTATCGCTGAAGATGCAAACAGCAACGTTAATAAAGAGAGCTCCTTTGATTCAATTATTGTTGAGCGTCGTAAATCCAGGAGAAGTAAGCTCGTAGACTCGCTTGACTCTATTTTATCTCCCTTTTCATCGTGGGCACCCCGGGTCTCATTTCTCATGGATGTTTTATCCTGCCCTATAGCTCTCCAAAAAATCAAGGAAGCCGATATAGTTGATTTGCAGTGGGCTTCTATGGCTCTGCTCGCTCCTGGTTTTCGACTGTTTAATCCCAAAGCTAAGTTCGTTGGGACCCTGCATGACGTTAATTCACAAAGGCTCGGACGCCGGGCTATGGCAGAGGAAAATGTAATAAAATCTTTCATCTGGAAATTGCAGTCCTATTCTTCCAAAATTCTTGAGAAACATATGTTTCGATTTTTGGATGAGGTCGTTGTGCTTTCCTCAAAAGACAAAAGCTTATTGTCTGCTCAGAGAAAATTCCCTAACAAGGTAGCTGTAGTTACTCCGCCCATTTATGATGAGTTTTTTGGTAAAATTCAGACGCTGAATCGAACTAAAAAGCCTACATTTCTCTTCATGGGGTCTATGTATCGTTGGGAAAATGAGAATGCCCTGCGTTGGCTGGTCGATGAGGTAATGCCCCAAGTCTGGTCAGCGCATCCGGAAGTGTCGCTCCGGTTGGTAGGCCCTGCCCCGGAAAAACTTGTTGAATCTTTGGATAGCAGGGTTACATATATGGGAGTCGTCGACCAGATCGCTGATGCGTATCAGGGGATATGGGCCTCGCTCGTCCCCCTCAAATTAGGTGCTGGAGTCAAGTTCAAAACTGTTGATGCTCTATTGGCTGGAGTGCCAGTTATCTCAACCTACGCTGGAATTGAGGGGATTGTTGATACAAGGTGGGCAGCGCAAATTGCGGAGTCTCCATCAGCATATGCAAGATCTATCATTCAGGTAATAGAGAGTATTGATATGTATGCCACTAAGGCTCAGACGAATGTTCCCCAAATCTCAAAAATTTATGGTGTTGAGGCTTATAGGGAACGGGTACGGAAAGTTTATGGATCATGA
- a CDS encoding ABC transporter ATP-binding protein translates to MLKQIKNVLKLIDYPYRGKFLFAIFGAAFVSLIEMLGVGASYPLLLLVSGAEIREGNGVIGIIASFFNTSNRQTLIAIMGGMVAVSFVLKSIVSITFRWWQLGFVNQLEKTARVNLFKGYIYAPYKKHRQKQVPDLHANLAAAISQSYGQVILGSISFFSSSLTAFLLLLVIFYVSPVAATVALFLFGGAGVIIPIILRRRLNQISADVVEAERIAWYASIPAFQAFREMRLFDVSDNFIGKYRLGAEKRASVNRRNSFYSELPKYLTEIIFILGVVSLSLILFNLYPSAQAVSIMGVFTVAAIRMLPSVNGAIASANLVRAGRSGLHILDSEVNQVITHESTNKNFSKGTDFKGDINLYNVSFSYGSGQKKVLDDISLHIPYGSTVAFVGPSGSGKSTLVDIVLGLMEPDEGKVTAGEKDIKSDIRAWQDQLGVVPQNVVMIPGDLRKNIAFGLESSDINDSKVLEAVRATELEELVDSLPNGIYENLGQEGNRLSGGQKQRVGIARALYRSPKVLVMDEATSALDNKTEYKITKTVDNLKGQQTTIIVAHRLSTIKNADNIYYLRGGRLLGQGNFQELEKKIPEFSELVRLGKI, encoded by the coding sequence ATGCTTAAGCAGATCAAAAATGTATTAAAGCTCATCGATTATCCTTATCGTGGAAAATTTTTATTTGCGATATTTGGGGCTGCTTTCGTATCTCTCATAGAAATGCTGGGCGTGGGTGCCAGTTATCCTTTATTACTACTGGTTTCTGGTGCTGAGATTCGAGAAGGCAATGGCGTTATAGGTATCATAGCTAGTTTCTTTAATACTTCTAACCGGCAAACCTTGATTGCAATCATGGGAGGTATGGTTGCAGTATCATTTGTTTTAAAAAGTATCGTATCTATCACTTTCAGGTGGTGGCAGCTTGGTTTTGTAAATCAGCTAGAAAAAACCGCACGAGTTAATCTTTTTAAAGGGTATATATACGCTCCGTATAAGAAGCATCGGCAAAAACAGGTTCCCGATTTACATGCCAACCTTGCTGCTGCTATTTCACAGTCATATGGTCAAGTAATCTTAGGTAGCATAAGTTTCTTTTCGAGCTCACTCACCGCTTTTCTATTATTGCTTGTTATTTTTTATGTTTCACCTGTCGCCGCTACTGTAGCACTTTTTCTTTTTGGAGGTGCTGGTGTCATAATCCCTATTATCTTGCGCAGAAGACTGAACCAGATAAGCGCAGACGTTGTTGAAGCTGAACGTATCGCTTGGTATGCATCTATTCCAGCTTTTCAGGCTTTTCGTGAAATGCGTCTTTTTGATGTATCGGATAACTTCATTGGTAAATATAGGCTGGGCGCAGAAAAAAGAGCAAGCGTTAATCGAAGAAATAGCTTCTACTCTGAGCTTCCGAAGTATTTAACAGAGATTATATTTATACTTGGCGTTGTCTCCCTCTCCCTGATTTTGTTCAATCTCTACCCCTCAGCGCAAGCAGTTTCAATTATGGGCGTGTTCACTGTGGCGGCCATCCGAATGTTGCCTAGCGTTAATGGAGCTATTGCATCGGCTAATCTCGTGAGAGCAGGTCGCTCTGGTTTACATATTTTGGATTCAGAGGTTAATCAGGTTATTACTCACGAATCGACGAACAAAAACTTTTCTAAAGGAACAGATTTTAAGGGCGATATAAACCTATATAATGTTTCCTTTAGTTACGGAAGTGGTCAGAAAAAAGTTCTAGATGATATCTCATTACATATTCCCTACGGTTCTACTGTGGCGTTTGTGGGACCAAGTGGTTCTGGAAAATCAACATTGGTTGATATCGTTCTGGGGCTGATGGAACCGGACGAAGGCAAAGTTACTGCAGGAGAAAAGGATATAAAATCTGATATTCGTGCATGGCAAGATCAGCTGGGAGTGGTTCCTCAGAATGTAGTGATGATACCAGGCGACTTGAGGAAAAATATTGCTTTTGGTCTTGAATCTTCTGATATTAATGACTCTAAGGTTCTTGAGGCTGTTAGGGCGACAGAACTTGAAGAGCTTGTAGATTCCCTGCCAAATGGGATATACGAAAATCTTGGTCAAGAAGGTAATAGACTCTCAGGCGGGCAAAAACAACGGGTTGGTATTGCACGGGCGCTTTATCGCAGTCCTAAAGTTCTAGTAATGGATGAAGCAACTTCTGCTTTAGATAATAAAACAGAGTATAAGATAACTAAAACAGTTGATAACCTAAAGGGTCAACAAACAACAATTATTGTGGCGCATAGGCTATCGACCATCAAGAATGCAGATAATATATATTATCTCCGAGGTGGAAGATTATTGGGACAAGGAAACTTCCAAGAGCTTGAAAAGAAAATTCCAGAGTTCTCAGAGCTGGTGCGGCTGGGCAAAATATAA
- a CDS encoding glycosyltransferase family 2 protein gives MNYPVTIVIPAYNAENFLAEQLERVTQLELPKESEVLVVNNRSTDSTPSIIDGFAITYSYIKRVDALERSGVNYARNTGVCAAGTDNIFIFDADDLLLPAAVNQFVRILEVADFAGAGYVYYTYNASRNSYSPGASVTFAPHTPHNKPYALGAAMGFKKSWFEKVGGFDESYQGGHDEVDFALRLYAKGAQFEWFPEPVILYRQRDSHVSAFKQKFNYGRTSVQLACNFRSELGETVPGFKMLVRKQVWSIISFFKNMSDSEKLKIELEGLAWTSGRLYGALIYCLLNKLPAREIFKL, from the coding sequence ATGAATTATCCAGTAACAATTGTTATTCCTGCGTATAACGCTGAAAACTTTCTCGCTGAGCAGCTTGAAAGAGTGACTCAGTTAGAGTTGCCAAAGGAGTCGGAGGTTCTGGTCGTGAATAACCGAAGTACGGACTCAACACCATCTATTATTGATGGCTTTGCAATAACTTACTCCTATATAAAACGAGTAGATGCCCTCGAACGGTCAGGGGTAAATTATGCTCGTAATACTGGAGTTTGTGCCGCAGGAACAGACAATATTTTTATCTTTGATGCTGATGATTTGCTCTTACCTGCGGCTGTCAACCAGTTTGTACGTATTCTTGAAGTAGCTGATTTTGCTGGGGCTGGCTATGTGTACTACACCTATAATGCAAGTAGGAATTCTTACAGTCCTGGGGCTAGTGTGACTTTTGCTCCACATACTCCTCATAATAAACCCTACGCGTTGGGCGCTGCAATGGGATTTAAAAAAAGCTGGTTTGAAAAAGTTGGCGGGTTTGATGAGTCATATCAAGGAGGGCATGATGAGGTTGATTTCGCCCTTCGACTTTATGCCAAAGGAGCGCAGTTTGAATGGTTCCCTGAGCCTGTAATTTTATATCGACAGCGAGATAGTCATGTTTCAGCGTTCAAACAAAAATTTAATTACGGGCGTACCTCAGTTCAGTTAGCCTGCAATTTTAGATCAGAGCTTGGGGAAACCGTCCCCGGATTTAAAATGTTAGTACGTAAACAAGTCTGGTCTATAATCTCATTTTTTAAGAATATGAGTGATTCGGAGAAATTAAAAATAGAGCTTGAGGGTCTTGCCTGGACGAGTGGCAGGCTCTACGGGGCATTAATATATTGCCTGTTGAATAAGCTGCCAGCTCGTGAAATTTTCAAACTCTAG